The following proteins are encoded in a genomic region of Pelodictyon phaeoclathratiforme BU-1:
- a CDS encoding efflux RND transporter periplasmic adaptor subunit, with product MQSLQKFLPKYTIALALLFLATVIFLMTRGNTVDIEVDQVTNAELVQAIYATGFVEAEAVANLSAETSGTVRSVGALEGEHVTAGQKILQFSSPQPEFAVREAKAALAEQQAQTHDNKLRRTRKENLFREGAISRQELDEAEKMSIQGEELLRQKALQLQMREDDLKKLTVSAPFAGILTLQSVKEGDYVAANSLVARVVDPSAYVVTVEVDELDIPRIRFGQATTVAFDAWPDKRFKATVSRIVQQTDRVTKTSRIYLKLDHPATDIQAGMTATANIIYNIRPNALLVRKSSLFEENAQSTVWKIANGKLKKQPVRTGASDLTFVEILQGLKKGDKIALAPAKNLREGMEVNTISPRKN from the coding sequence ATGCAATCCCTACAGAAATTTCTTCCCAAATATACCATAGCTCTTGCTCTCCTTTTTCTTGCCACGGTCATTTTTCTGATGACGAGGGGCAACACCGTCGATATTGAGGTCGATCAGGTGACCAATGCAGAGCTGGTTCAGGCAATCTATGCAACCGGCTTTGTTGAGGCCGAAGCAGTAGCCAACCTCAGCGCTGAAACATCGGGCACGGTACGCTCTGTCGGTGCACTCGAAGGGGAGCATGTAACCGCTGGTCAGAAAATTCTTCAATTCAGCAGCCCCCAGCCAGAGTTCGCCGTTCGTGAAGCAAAGGCTGCCCTGGCCGAACAGCAGGCTCAGACCCACGACAACAAGCTGCGGCGAACCAGAAAGGAGAACCTCTTCCGTGAAGGCGCAATATCGCGTCAGGAGCTGGATGAGGCCGAAAAAATGAGCATCCAGGGCGAAGAGCTGCTCCGGCAGAAAGCCCTTCAGTTGCAGATGCGTGAAGATGACCTGAAAAAACTGACAGTCAGCGCCCCTTTTGCCGGTATTCTCACCCTCCAGAGCGTCAAAGAGGGCGATTATGTCGCAGCCAACAGCCTTGTCGCCCGGGTTGTTGACCCATCGGCCTATGTGGTTACCGTCGAGGTTGACGAACTCGATATTCCCCGTATACGCTTCGGTCAGGCGACGACCGTTGCCTTTGATGCCTGGCCCGACAAGCGCTTCAAGGCCACCGTCTCCCGTATTGTACAGCAAACAGACCGGGTCACAAAGACCTCAAGGATCTATCTGAAGCTCGACCATCCAGCCACCGACATTCAGGCAGGTATGACCGCAACAGCAAACATCATCTACAATATCAGGCCGAATGCCCTTCTGGTCAGAAAAAGCTCGCTCTTTGAAGAAAACGCACAGAGCACTGTCTGGAAAATTGCAAACGGCAAACTCAAAAAACAGCCAGTTCGGACAGGAGCAAGCGACTTGACCTTTGTTGAAATCTTGCAGGGGCTCAAAAAAGGCGACAAGATTGCACTTGCACCCGCAAAAAATTTACGTGAAGGCATGGAGGTCAACACCATTTCCCCCAGGAAAAACTGA
- a CDS encoding pseudouridine synthase, protein MKKSNKDDEVRINRYLASCGIASRRAADQLVLDGRVMVNGTVITTPGIKVSPTRDEVIVDGEKFAQPEHRKVYILFNKPRNVITTNSDEKNREMVLDFIDVEERVFPVGRLDRKTTGVILLTNDGTLAHKLMHPSSNVKKEYIAELSEKFTPNLLPQLTGGMRLKDTGEKVSPCRAKILEDGMQVLVSIHEGKNHQVRRMFETLGFEVKRLERVAYAGLLAGELRRGEWRYLSRNEVQALYKLTESP, encoded by the coding sequence ATGAAAAAGAGTAATAAAGATGATGAAGTCAGAATTAACCGATATCTCGCCTCGTGTGGCATAGCCTCACGCAGGGCTGCCGACCAGCTCGTGCTCGATGGCAGGGTTATGGTCAACGGCACCGTCATTACCACACCAGGCATCAAGGTAAGCCCCACTCGTGACGAGGTCATTGTAGACGGTGAAAAATTTGCCCAGCCTGAGCACCGCAAGGTCTACATTCTCTTCAACAAACCCAGAAACGTCATCACCACCAACAGCGACGAAAAAAATCGGGAGATGGTACTCGATTTTATTGATGTCGAAGAGCGGGTCTTTCCCGTTGGTCGCCTCGACCGGAAAACAACCGGCGTCATCCTGCTGACCAATGATGGAACACTGGCCCATAAATTGATGCACCCTTCATCAAATGTGAAAAAAGAGTATATTGCTGAGCTTTCTGAAAAATTCACGCCAAATCTTCTGCCGCAACTGACAGGAGGGATGCGTTTGAAAGATACCGGGGAAAAGGTCAGTCCCTGCCGCGCAAAAATACTGGAAGATGGCATGCAGGTACTGGTAAGCATTCATGAAGGAAAGAACCACCAGGTCAGAAGAATGTTTGAAACCCTCGGTTTTGAAGTAAAGCGGCTTGAGCGGGTTGCCTATGCAGGCCTGCTGGCCGGAGAACTACGGCGAGGCGAATGGCGATACCTGAGCCGCAATGAGGTTCAGGCACTCTACAAATTAACCGAAAGCCCATAA
- a CDS encoding sulfide/dihydroorotate dehydrogenase-like FAD/NAD-binding protein — protein MYKIVSAIFLAENIKKIEIEAPRIAKKRKAGQFVMIRVGESSERIPLTIADSDPEKGTISLIVQGMGKSTRELNCKAEGDSIHDIVGPLGTPSHIEKFGTAVSIGGGVGTAIAYPTAVALKEAGNYVITINGARSKELVILEPEMRAVSDEAYITTDDGSYGFHGFVTQKLQELLDSGKTIDYVLAIGPIPMMRAVAEVTRPYGIKTVVSLNPIMVDGTGMCGGCRVTVDNQTKFACVDGPEFDAHLVDFKNLSDRNKMYLPEERKSADLFAHKCNLNTLK, from the coding sequence ATGTATAAAATTGTTTCTGCAATATTTTTAGCTGAAAATATCAAAAAAATTGAGATCGAAGCTCCCCGTATTGCAAAAAAAAGAAAAGCCGGACAATTTGTGATGATCAGGGTGGGCGAGAGCAGTGAACGGATTCCGTTGACCATTGCTGATTCTGATCCTGAAAAAGGGACGATCTCCCTTATTGTCCAGGGAATGGGTAAATCGACCAGAGAGCTGAACTGCAAGGCTGAAGGTGATTCCATCCACGATATTGTGGGCCCGCTTGGAACACCATCGCATATCGAGAAATTTGGCACGGCGGTCAGTATCGGTGGTGGTGTTGGCACTGCAATTGCCTATCCAACGGCTGTTGCCCTGAAGGAGGCTGGAAATTATGTTATTACCATCAATGGCGCCCGTTCAAAGGAGCTGGTGATTCTTGAGCCTGAGATGCGGGCGGTGAGTGACGAGGCCTATATCACGACGGATGATGGTTCGTATGGCTTTCATGGCTTTGTCACCCAGAAGCTGCAGGAGCTTCTTGACTCGGGAAAAACTATCGATTATGTGCTTGCTATCGGGCCGATTCCGATGATGAGAGCTGTGGCTGAGGTGACCCGTCCTTACGGGATCAAGACGGTCGTGAGCCTGAATCCGATTATGGTTGATGGTACCGGTATGTGCGGTGGCTGCAGGGTTACGGTGGATAACCAGACCAAGTTCGCCTGTGTTGACGGGCCTGAATTTGACGCGCATCTGGTTGATTTTAAAAATCTTTCTGACCGGAACAAGATGTACCTGCCGGAGGAGCGGAAATCGGCTGATTTGTTTGCTCACAAGTGCAACCTCAATACCCTGAAATAG
- a CDS encoding ferrochelatase, which produces MRQREKIAVILAAHGEAETTRFIENYRVASHTLAHAALVMPIPKPLQRAIALTSSLKKKLRATADTQASPQNSITRDQAAALQRQLNHSPAAALFDFEVHAAFSASPPYVEHVMEQTRSSDAQVIVSMAPIDSSLSCGLICSCLANSRKAEELGKVKVLSRFWNDEQLYSIYCDHLFEQRSLRQAPGSEAQTLLLLFHGTLVADTKGNTPQFRTGLDETRHFARRLQQLIEEDPRNPYSRIETVYLNHNVGGEWTKPSFEESCAKLRQNGAGSVDLFAGGYFADGNETIHRAAELAATASVKNVTSIPCINSTPAFTAWLTARVIEAARQLRGLR; this is translated from the coding sequence ATGAGACAACGAGAGAAAATCGCCGTTATTCTTGCGGCGCATGGTGAGGCTGAAACAACCCGATTCATCGAAAACTACCGGGTTGCCTCTCATACGCTTGCGCACGCGGCCCTTGTTATGCCCATTCCAAAGCCGCTACAGAGAGCGATAGCGCTTACCTCATCACTCAAAAAAAAGCTGCGGGCAACAGCCGATACGCAAGCATCGCCACAAAACAGCATCACCCGCGACCAGGCAGCCGCCCTGCAGCGCCAGCTCAATCACTCTCCCGCAGCAGCGCTCTTCGACTTCGAGGTCCATGCCGCTTTTTCGGCTTCGCCCCCTTATGTGGAGCATGTCATGGAACAGACACGCTCCAGTGACGCTCAGGTTATCGTCTCCATGGCGCCCATCGACAGCAGCCTCTCCTGTGGTCTGATCTGCTCCTGTCTGGCCAACTCCCGCAAAGCTGAGGAGCTCGGGAAGGTCAAGGTTCTCAGTCGCTTCTGGAACGATGAGCAGCTCTACTCCATTTATTGCGATCACCTGTTTGAGCAACGTTCCCTGCGCCAGGCTCCCGGTAGCGAAGCGCAAACCCTCCTTCTGCTTTTTCATGGTACGCTGGTTGCCGATACCAAAGGAAATACCCCACAGTTTCGTACCGGTCTTGATGAAACACGCCATTTCGCCCGGCGCCTCCAGCAACTCATTGAAGAGGATCCCCGAAATCCATATAGCCGGATTGAGACGGTCTACCTCAACCATAATGTTGGCGGAGAGTGGACAAAACCCTCCTTTGAAGAGAGCTGCGCGAAGCTTCGGCAAAACGGAGCCGGAAGCGTTGACCTTTTCGCCGGCGGTTATTTTGCTGACGGCAACGAAACCATCCACCGTGCAGCGGAGCTTGCCGCGACGGCATCGGTAAAAAATGTAACATCAATTCCCTGCATTAACAGCACCCCCGCCTTTACCGCCTGGCTGACAGCAAGAGTCATCGAGGCCGCACGGCAGCTCCGGGGTTTGAGATGA
- the hisA gene encoding 1-(5-phosphoribosyl)-5-[(5-phosphoribosylamino)methylideneamino]imidazole-4-carboxamide isomerase yields MLIIPAIDIKEGKCVRLTRGDFSQKKIYLDNPNDMAIIWRKQNAKMLHIVDLDAALTGEMVNFEKIREIVTNLDIPVQVGGGIRSADAVKRYLDIGVGRVVIGSAAVTNPKLVEELLHTYTSSQIVVGIDAENGIPKIKGWTESSMIQDYDLALQMKEMGIERIIYTDISRDGMMQGFGYESTRRFAERAGMKITASGGVTNAEDLHRLNELQPFGVDSVIIGKALYECNFPCQELWYNFEEEISLDHNFSTARKK; encoded by the coding sequence ATGTTGATTATTCCAGCCATAGACATCAAAGAGGGGAAGTGTGTACGACTGACCCGTGGCGACTTCAGCCAGAAAAAAATATACCTCGACAACCCCAACGACATGGCCATCATCTGGCGCAAGCAGAACGCCAAAATGCTCCATATCGTTGACCTCGATGCCGCCCTTACCGGCGAAATGGTCAATTTTGAAAAAATCAGGGAGATCGTCACCAATCTCGACATTCCCGTCCAGGTCGGCGGTGGTATCCGCTCCGCCGATGCAGTCAAGCGCTACCTCGACATCGGTGTCGGTCGCGTGGTCATCGGCTCGGCAGCCGTAACCAATCCAAAGCTGGTCGAAGAGCTGCTGCACACCTACACCTCCTCACAGATTGTTGTCGGCATCGATGCAGAGAACGGAATCCCGAAAATCAAAGGGTGGACCGAAAGCAGCATGATTCAGGACTACGATCTGGCGTTGCAGATGAAAGAGATGGGCATCGAGCGCATCATCTACACCGACATCTCCCGCGACGGCATGATGCAGGGCTTTGGTTACGAAAGCACCAGACGCTTCGCCGAAAGGGCAGGGATGAAAATTACCGCCTCCGGTGGAGTTACCAATGCCGAAGACCTGCATCGGCTCAATGAACTCCAACCCTTCGGCGTTGATTCCGTCATTATTGGCAAAGCCCTCTACGAATGCAATTTTCCCTGTCAGGAGCTTTGGTACAACTTTGAAGAGGAGATCAGCCTCGATCACAATTTCTCGACAGCCCGAAAAAAATAG
- the hisH gene encoding imidazole glycerol phosphate synthase subunit HisH yields MVFIADYGAGNLRSVLKAFDYIGVKAIVSSDPAKLAGYKKVILPGVGAFGSATESLNASGFTGALLEHVDKGGQLLGICLGMQLLLTDSEEMGAHKGLDLIPGRVLRFRSETDKIPQIGWNSVDQQKESTLFRGIEDHSFFYFVHSYYCDPLCTDDVAATTWFAGKNFCSAIEKNGIFAVQFHPEKSSDAGLQVLKNFAGC; encoded by the coding sequence ATGGTTTTTATTGCCGATTATGGCGCAGGGAATCTTCGTTCTGTTCTCAAGGCATTTGACTATATCGGAGTCAAAGCTATCGTCAGCAGTGATCCAGCCAAACTTGCCGGTTACAAAAAAGTGATTCTTCCCGGAGTCGGAGCTTTCGGCTCTGCCACTGAGTCACTCAACGCATCGGGCTTTACCGGAGCGCTTCTCGAACATGTCGATAAAGGGGGCCAGCTCCTTGGAATCTGCCTCGGGATGCAGTTGCTCCTTACCGACAGCGAAGAGATGGGCGCTCACAAAGGGCTCGATCTCATTCCAGGGCGCGTGCTGCGTTTCCGGAGCGAAACCGACAAAATTCCCCAGATCGGGTGGAACTCGGTCGATCAGCAGAAAGAGAGTACCCTCTTCCGGGGAATAGAGGATCACTCCTTCTTCTACTTTGTACACTCCTACTACTGTGATCCCCTCTGCACCGATGATGTTGCAGCAACAACATGGTTCGCAGGAAAAAACTTTTGTTCAGCCATTGAAAAAAATGGTATTTTCGCAGTTCAATTTCATCCGGAAAAGAGCTCCGACGCCGGTTTGCAGGTGCTGAAAAACTTTGCCGGCTGCTAA
- a CDS encoding LabA-like NYN domain-containing protein, with the protein MKKREIIMGRAAVFIDGANLFYTQRHLGWQIDFSRLMAFFISGYATVEANYYVPASEPVSEENAAFTRVLMAHGYHITSKPVKKIVNKETGVIVMKGNLDVELVVDALSRADQYDTFILFSGDSDFIPLLRALKEKGKEVLVYSTQGLSARELLAEPGIAYHDLALLKERIEQLRSGEGMRTDGSASGNDQEFSLPLPDIGVTFTGSVLKIQPYGIFLSNPYHVKCLLPLSFLGISKYISDLTAIVRMTDLFDVVVFHVNTTRAIAEITVKLADKKMVEELTSRLEG; encoded by the coding sequence ATGAAGAAAAGAGAGATTATTATGGGCAGAGCGGCTGTTTTTATTGATGGAGCCAACCTTTTTTATACACAGCGCCATCTGGGATGGCAGATAGATTTTTCCCGTCTGATGGCCTTTTTTATCTCCGGTTACGCCACCGTAGAGGCAAATTATTACGTCCCGGCATCAGAACCCGTCTCCGAAGAAAATGCCGCATTTACCAGAGTGCTGATGGCCCACGGCTACCATATCACCTCAAAACCGGTCAAAAAGATCGTCAACAAGGAGACCGGAGTCATCGTCATGAAAGGCAATCTCGATGTAGAACTTGTTGTAGACGCTCTGAGCCGAGCCGATCAGTACGACACCTTTATTCTGTTCAGTGGCGACAGTGATTTTATACCCCTGCTGAGGGCCCTGAAAGAGAAGGGAAAAGAGGTTCTGGTCTACTCCACCCAGGGGCTGAGCGCCAGAGAGCTGCTCGCCGAACCCGGCATAGCCTATCATGACCTTGCACTCCTCAAGGAGCGTATTGAACAGCTCCGGTCGGGAGAGGGTATGCGCACCGATGGCTCAGCGTCGGGTAACGATCAGGAATTTTCGCTTCCCCTCCCCGACATTGGCGTGACCTTTACCGGCAGCGTGCTGAAAATCCAGCCCTACGGGATATTTCTCAGCAATCCCTACCACGTCAAATGCCTTCTTCCCCTGAGCTTTCTCGGCATCAGCAAATATATCAGCGATTTAACAGCAATCGTGCGTATGACCGATCTCTTTGACGTTGTTGTTTTCCACGTCAATACCACCCGCGCCATTGCTGAAATTACCGTCAAGCTTGCCGACAAAAAGATGGTCGAAGAGCTGACATCAAGACTGGAAGGGTAG
- a CDS encoding energy-coupling factor ABC transporter permease → MHMADALLSPVVGGGFWIVSGALIGYSAKKITEERDNSKTALMGVLGAFVFAAQMINFTLPGTGSSGHLGGGLLLAVLLGPYRAFITLASVLIIQCLFFADGGLLALGCNVFNLAFFPSFIAFPFLYRVIAGNAPTPGKLAVGSLTAATAALLMGALSVVLETLFSGITELPFGTFVLFMLPVHLAIGVVEGLVTWGVLAFVARTEPGLLVPAKAAVHPRFTFALFAILALFVGGVGSWFASSQPDGLEWSIAKVSGSKEFSPAGGAVHEALEAFQQKVAFLPDYGFKSAPEFLANPESPVDAGSSLSGIVGSLSVLAAAGTVGLLLGRKQKGEKQR, encoded by the coding sequence ATGCATATGGCGGATGCGCTTCTTTCGCCGGTTGTCGGGGGGGGATTCTGGATTGTGAGCGGAGCGCTGATCGGTTATTCGGCGAAAAAAATCACCGAAGAGCGTGATAACAGTAAAACAGCGCTCATGGGTGTGCTCGGCGCTTTTGTTTTTGCTGCGCAGATGATCAATTTCACGCTTCCTGGCACTGGTTCCAGCGGTCACCTGGGCGGCGGGCTTCTCCTTGCTGTCCTGCTCGGCCCATACCGGGCATTTATCACCCTTGCCTCGGTACTCATTATCCAGTGCCTTTTTTTTGCTGACGGGGGGCTGCTTGCGCTTGGCTGCAATGTGTTCAACCTTGCCTTTTTTCCCTCATTTATTGCTTTTCCTTTTCTGTATCGGGTTATTGCCGGAAATGCTCCAACTCCGGGGAAACTTGCTGTCGGCAGCTTGACGGCTGCAACTGCGGCTCTCCTGATGGGTGCATTGTCGGTTGTTCTGGAGACACTCTTTTCTGGTATAACCGAGTTACCCTTCGGCACCTTTGTTCTTTTCATGCTGCCAGTCCATCTTGCCATCGGGGTTGTTGAGGGTCTGGTTACCTGGGGCGTGCTTGCTTTTGTTGCCCGAACAGAACCGGGACTGCTTGTTCCGGCAAAAGCGGCTGTTCATCCCCGTTTTACCTTTGCACTCTTTGCCATTCTGGCTCTTTTCGTCGGAGGGGTGGGGTCGTGGTTTGCCTCTTCGCAACCTGACGGCCTGGAGTGGTCGATTGCGAAGGTATCGGGCTCCAAAGAGTTCAGCCCGGCAGGCGGAGCTGTGCATGAGGCGCTTGAAGCTTTTCAGCAGAAGGTTGCCTTTCTTCCCGATTATGGCTTCAAATCTGCCCCGGAATTCCTTGCAAACCCGGAGTCACCGGTCGATGCGGGTAGCAGTTTGTCGGGTATTGTGGGCAGCCTTTCGGTTCTTGCTGCTGCCGGAACCGTCGGTCTTTTGCTGGGCAGAAAACAGAAGGGAGAAAAACAGCGGTGA
- the gltA gene encoding NADPH-dependent glutamate synthase: MDAQHITTKERLAIPRQQMPSQDPVIRSHNFQEVNLGYTIEQAQREAQRCIQCKDPVCIKGCPVNIKIDQFIKLIADGNFLGAARKIKEDNVLPAICGRVCPQEDQCEKTCVLAKKYTPVAIGNLERFAADYERENGSVELPTVQPATGKKVAVIGSGPAGLSCANDLVQLGHAVTVFEALHELGGVLMYGIPEFRLPKEIVQAEIEGMKKLGVVFITNSVAGRSVTIDELLEEEGFDAIFIGVGAGLPWFMGIPGENLLGVYSANEFLTRVNLMKSYQFPDNDTPVFNCTGKNVAVFGGGNTAMDAVRTAKRLGAEHAYIVYRRSEAEMPARLEEVHHAKEEGIEFLMLMNPLEFVGNEEQWLTGAKCLRMELGEPDDSGRRRPVPIKGSEFILPVDMAIISIGNGSNPLIQQTTPDIEVSKRDTIVVDINTMATSKESVYAGGDIVTGGATVILAMGAGRTAAAAIHEKLMAAGE, translated from the coding sequence ATGGACGCACAACATATCACGACCAAAGAACGCCTTGCCATACCGCGTCAACAGATGCCGTCTCAGGATCCGGTGATACGGAGTCACAACTTTCAGGAGGTCAATCTTGGCTATACGATTGAGCAGGCTCAGCGGGAGGCTCAGCGTTGTATTCAGTGTAAGGATCCGGTCTGCATCAAGGGGTGCCCGGTCAACATCAAGATTGATCAGTTCATAAAGCTTATTGCTGATGGCAATTTTCTGGGTGCGGCCCGAAAAATCAAGGAGGATAATGTTTTGCCTGCGATCTGTGGCAGAGTCTGCCCGCAGGAGGATCAGTGCGAGAAAACATGCGTGCTCGCCAAAAAATATACTCCCGTTGCTATCGGCAACCTCGAACGTTTCGCGGCTGATTATGAGCGTGAAAACGGGAGCGTGGAGTTGCCGACGGTACAACCGGCAACCGGAAAAAAAGTTGCGGTTATCGGCAGCGGACCGGCTGGCTTGAGCTGTGCCAACGATCTGGTGCAGTTGGGCCATGCGGTGACGGTTTTTGAGGCGTTGCATGAGCTGGGCGGCGTCCTGATGTATGGCATTCCGGAATTCCGCCTTCCCAAAGAGATTGTGCAGGCTGAAATTGAGGGTATGAAAAAACTGGGAGTGGTTTTTATCACCAATTCGGTTGCTGGCCGTTCGGTCACCATTGATGAGCTGCTTGAAGAGGAGGGATTTGATGCGATTTTTATTGGGGTGGGAGCCGGTTTGCCCTGGTTTATGGGTATCCCCGGAGAAAATCTGCTCGGGGTCTATTCCGCCAATGAGTTTTTGACGAGGGTCAACCTGATGAAGTCTTATCAGTTCCCTGACAATGATACTCCGGTGTTTAACTGCACGGGGAAAAATGTCGCGGTCTTCGGTGGGGGCAACACGGCGATGGATGCGGTTCGCACGGCAAAAAGGCTCGGCGCGGAGCACGCTTATATCGTTTACCGCCGTTCTGAGGCTGAGATGCCTGCACGGCTTGAGGAGGTGCATCATGCAAAGGAGGAGGGGATTGAATTCCTTATGCTCATGAACCCTCTGGAGTTTGTTGGCAATGAGGAGCAGTGGCTTACGGGCGCAAAGTGCCTCCGCATGGAGCTGGGCGAACCGGACGATTCCGGACGACGACGCCCTGTGCCGATCAAGGGCTCAGAGTTCATCCTCCCTGTTGATATGGCGATTATTTCGATCGGTAATGGTTCAAATCCGCTCATCCAGCAGACAACGCCGGATATTGAGGTCAGCAAGCGGGATACGATTGTTGTGGATATCAATACCATGGCAACCTCGAAAGAGAGTGTCTATGCCGGTGGCGATATTGTTACCGGTGGCGCTACGGTTATTCTTGCCATGGGTGCAGGAAGAACTGCTGCTGCGGCAATTCATGAGAAATTGATGGCTGCCGGCGAGTAG
- a CDS encoding energy-coupling factor ABC transporter ATP-binding protein: MIAIEGLCFSWPDGTKAIDHISLAVGEGDSVGIVGANGAGKSTLVNHLNGYFLPQKGSISIGGVDLNKKNLDRIHRMVGLLFQNPDDQLFTARLYDDVAFGPENLGMDAAEVAMVVEARLRELNLWELRNRAPSQLSQGQKRFASFAAVLVMKPEVMVMDEPTADLDPKNRRKLINLVNGLGITRITVSHDLDFIQDTCQRVCIMKQGRITADGPTEEILGNRELLEANDLELPLRLQR; this comes from the coding sequence ATGATCGCTATTGAAGGACTCTGCTTTTCCTGGCCTGACGGCACAAAGGCCATCGACCATATCAGCCTTGCTGTCGGCGAAGGTGATTCCGTGGGTATTGTGGGGGCAAATGGCGCTGGAAAATCGACGCTGGTCAACCACCTGAATGGCTACTTTCTGCCCCAGAAGGGCTCCATTTCGATTGGCGGCGTAGACCTGAACAAAAAGAATCTTGACCGAATCCACAGGATGGTTGGTCTGCTCTTTCAAAATCCGGATGACCAGCTTTTTACGGCACGGCTTTATGATGATGTTGCGTTCGGGCCGGAGAATCTGGGGATGGATGCGGCCGAGGTCGCAATGGTGGTTGAAGCGAGGCTCCGTGAGCTGAACCTCTGGGAGCTGCGCAACAGAGCGCCTTCACAGCTTTCGCAGGGTCAAAAGCGCTTTGCCTCCTTTGCTGCGGTTCTGGTCATGAAACCGGAGGTGATGGTGATGGATGAACCCACTGCCGATCTTGACCCGAAAAACCGCAGAAAACTGATCAACCTGGTTAACGGGCTTGGCATAACAAGAATAACGGTATCACACGACCTTGATTTTATCCAGGATACCTGCCAGCGAGTCTGCATCATGAAGCAGGGGCGCATTACGGCTGACGGGCCGACAGAAGAGATTCTCGGGAACAGGGAGCTGCTTGAGGCCAACGATCTGGAACTGCCGCTCCGCCTTCAGCGATAG
- a CDS encoding energy-coupling factor transporter transmembrane component T, with amino-acid sequence MYARLPSAASLPEGRGAPPRPLPFLGSDRSALLVTVLFLFSLLSIPKFNMAEVLAFGAFPLFLMSAAQADVKLIVKRLLLISPFVLFMAAGNLLLDRNPVLLISGLRISGGMISGTVIVAKTIISVAALLSVTQSIPFYRICRALEALHLPDVLVTQLLLLDRYRSVLQEEAQSIQKARDIRSFGRKGKGLFRTAPLIGSLLLRTITRAERIYRSMSARGFQGRLVNRPAEKISRSDWRTIGLWALLFLALRLIF; translated from the coding sequence ATGTACGCCCGCTTACCATCTGCAGCCTCTCTTCCTGAAGGGCGTGGAGCGCCACCCCGGCCACTCCCCTTCCTTGGAAGTGACCGATCGGCTCTTCTGGTAACGGTTCTCTTTCTCTTCTCTCTGCTTTCGATTCCGAAATTCAACATGGCGGAAGTGCTTGCTTTCGGAGCCTTTCCGCTGTTTCTGATGAGCGCGGCACAGGCAGATGTAAAACTGATTGTGAAACGATTGTTGCTGATCTCTCCTTTTGTGCTCTTCATGGCTGCCGGGAACTTGTTGCTCGACCGGAACCCTGTTTTGCTGATTTCGGGATTACGTATCAGTGGAGGGATGATTTCCGGGACGGTTATTGTTGCAAAAACCATCATCTCTGTGGCTGCCCTGCTTTCGGTTACCCAGAGCATTCCGTTTTACCGAATCTGCCGCGCCCTTGAGGCGCTTCATCTTCCTGATGTACTGGTAACGCAGTTGCTGTTGCTCGACCGCTACCGCTCTGTTTTGCAGGAGGAGGCTCAATCGATTCAAAAGGCAAGGGATATCCGCTCGTTCGGCAGAAAGGGAAAAGGGCTCTTCCGTACTGCTCCGCTCATTGGCTCCTTGCTGTTAAGGACGATAACCCGTGCAGAAAGGATCTACCGCAGCATGAGCGCCAGGGGGTTTCAGGGACGACTGGTAAACCGCCCTGCTGAAAAGATAAGCCGCAGTGACTGGAGAACGATCGGACTCTGGGCTCTGCTTTTCCTTGCTCTTCGCCTGATCTTTTAA